From Bacteroidales bacterium, a single genomic window includes:
- a CDS encoding lysophospholipase, producing the protein MIHKEYHWKGHDGIMLYGQSWMPDGPAKAVINYVHGFKDHSNRFERWALRFVSEGIGVIAIDLRGHGRSEGKRGYAKNFNDYIRDVRLLRRKAQELYGNSFQVLYGHSLGGNIVTNYLIARKIMPQAAVVTSPWFTLALKPSWITMAGAHMIRLILPNLVISSNLDAQYLSHDQQVVDDYGKDPLVHNLIRPKLFFEIEKNGILASTSIYKINVPMLVMHGSDDHITSFRQTKNFVRNAGPNTLFKEWPGGYHELHNEPEEKEIFSYVLGWINNQIQVNG; encoded by the coding sequence ATGATCCACAAGGAATACCACTGGAAAGGCCATGACGGGATCATGTTATACGGTCAGAGCTGGATGCCTGATGGGCCGGCAAAGGCGGTTATTAACTATGTTCATGGGTTCAAGGATCACAGCAACCGGTTTGAAAGGTGGGCCCTTCGGTTTGTATCGGAGGGCATCGGGGTAATTGCAATTGATCTGAGAGGCCATGGCCGCAGTGAAGGAAAAAGGGGTTATGCGAAAAACTTCAATGATTATATAAGGGATGTACGACTCCTAAGGCGTAAAGCGCAGGAGCTTTATGGAAATTCTTTCCAGGTCCTTTACGGTCACAGCCTTGGAGGCAATATTGTTACAAACTACCTCATCGCCCGAAAAATAATGCCACAGGCAGCCGTTGTAACTTCACCTTGGTTTACCCTTGCACTCAAGCCTTCATGGATAACCATGGCTGGCGCCCATATGATCAGGCTTATTTTGCCGAACCTGGTGATCAGCAGTAACCTCGATGCACAATACCTGTCGCACGACCAGCAAGTGGTTGACGATTACGGAAAGGATCCGCTTGTGCACAACCTCATTCGTCCAAAATTGTTTTTCGAAATAGAAAAGAACGGTATCCTGGCTTCCACAAGCATTTATAAGATCAATGTACCCATGCTGGTGATGCACGGAAGCGACGATCATATCACATCGTTCAGGCAGACTAAGAATTTTGTGAGGAATGCCGGGCCAAACACGCTTTTCAAAGAGTGGCCCGGGGGATACCACGAATTGCATAATGAACCGGAAGAAAAGGAAATTTTCAGTTATGTGCTAGGCTGGATCAATAACCAAATTCAAGTCAATGGATAA
- a CDS encoding GNAT family N-acetyltransferase — protein sequence MRPIIDPVDRELLEKELTEDKLLRKTNNGHNLVYVITHHDSPNVMLEIGRLRELAFRVAGGGTGKEVDIDLFDTMPSPYKQIAVWDPAEKEILGGYRYLICSEALDDDGNCNLATSRLFKFSKEFKEKYMPHMIELGRSFVQPAYQSTNRKGKGIYAMDNLWDGLGAVWMKNPHIKYFFGKVTMYTTFHREARDLILYFMKKYFGDKENLVVPFEPLIIETDLKLLDSILCGSSYREDYKILSQNVRARGETIPPLINAYMNLSPTMKVFGTAMNYGFGDVEETAIMITVDDMYDEKIERHIKSYINQS from the coding sequence ATGAGACCAATTATCGATCCTGTCGATCGCGAATTACTTGAGAAAGAGTTAACTGAGGATAAATTGTTGAGGAAGACGAACAATGGCCATAATCTGGTCTATGTGATCACTCATCATGATTCGCCCAATGTCATGCTTGAAATCGGCAGGCTCAGGGAATTGGCTTTCAGGGTTGCCGGGGGAGGTACCGGGAAAGAAGTGGATATCGACCTTTTCGATACTATGCCTTCACCCTATAAACAAATTGCCGTCTGGGATCCCGCCGAAAAGGAAATCCTGGGCGGATACCGCTATCTTATTTGCTCCGAAGCCCTTGATGATGACGGCAACTGCAACCTGGCTACTTCGCGGTTGTTCAAATTCTCAAAGGAATTCAAGGAAAAGTACATGCCCCATATGATTGAATTGGGCCGCTCGTTTGTACAACCAGCCTACCAGTCAACCAACAGGAAAGGCAAAGGCATTTATGCTATGGACAACCTGTGGGACGGTCTGGGTGCAGTTTGGATGAAGAATCCGCATATAAAATATTTCTTTGGAAAAGTTACCATGTATACAACATTTCATCGCGAAGCACGCGATCTGATTTTGTATTTCATGAAAAAATACTTTGGTGACAAAGAAAATCTTGTAGTTCCTTTTGAACCGCTCATCATTGAAACCGACCTGAAATTGCTTGATTCAATATTATGTGGCAGTTCATACCGTGAAGATTATAAAATCCTTTCACAAAACGTCCGTGCACGTGGAGAGACTATACCCCCGCTGATCAACGCGTATATGAACCTGTCGCCAACAATGAAAGTCTTCGGGACCGCGATGAATTATGGCTTTGGTGACGTTGAGGAAACCGCCATCATGATTACGGTGGACGATATGTACGACGAAAAAATTGAACGCCATATAAAAAGCTATATTAACCAGTCATAA
- the gcvH gene encoding glycine cleavage system protein GcvH, whose translation MNIPADLRYTNDHEWIRISGTNAYVGITDFAQGELGDIVFVEIETVGDHLQKGSTFGTIEAVKTVSDLFIPVSGKVLEVNGKINDVPDVINKDPYGEGWLIKMEVDNPADVNELLDAKAYAAMLNV comes from the coding sequence TACGTTACACAAACGATCATGAATGGATAAGAATCAGTGGTACTAATGCTTATGTTGGAATTACTGATTTCGCCCAGGGCGAATTGGGAGACATTGTATTCGTGGAAATTGAAACAGTTGGTGACCATCTTCAAAAGGGCAGCACCTTTGGAACCATTGAAGCGGTAAAGACGGTTTCCGATCTTTTTATCCCGGTTTCCGGCAAAGTGCTTGAGGTAAACGGAAAGATTAATGATGTGCCTGATGTGATCAATAAAGATCCGTACGGAGAGGGATGGCTCATAAAAATGGAGGTGGATAATCCGGCTGACGTGAATGAGCTTTTGGATGCCAAGGCTTACGCGGCCATGCTGAATGTTTGA